The sequence CGGCCACTAGGCTGGTCCGCTTTAACGCCGCTAGAACGCCGACCGGATCGGTTGGGCTGATTAGCACACCGAACACAAGCGCCCAGGCGAATGACAATGCGACGCCGACTTGGCGCGCAACCAGCCAAAAGCCGCCGCCGATCACGAAGGCCGAAATGACCACGCCGAAGGTCGCCAATGTCGCGGCGGTCCAACCGCGCCGGCGAAGAGCCTCGAAATCTACGTGCATGGCCCCGGCAAACAGCAGATAGGCCAGCATGAAGCGGAGCACGGCGGTCGAGAAATCAACTTGCGCCACGATCTGGCCGACTGCGCGGCGGACGCCCAGGCCTGGCAAGAGCCTATCGATCCCGATCAAGGCGAGAGTTGAGGCAAGGCCGACCAGGAGCATCGCCACGCCCGTCGGCAAGCGCAACACCTTCAGGTTCAGCCAGCCAATCATGGCGCTGAGGGTCAGGAACAGCGCAACAAGATCGAACAGCGATAGGGCCATGGATCCTTGCTGGCGCGTCGAACGGCTCAGAGCAATGGGAAACCGCGCCCTTTATGAACCGTTTATCGCCTCGCCGGCCATTAGGCGTCGAACCTTGATGGCCAGTTGCGGTATGCTGTTGTGGTTAGAGTTTGAAGTCGATCTTGCGGCGCCGACTTTTCCCGCCGTCCGCGCAGCGGCGGATGCGCTCTCGGCATTGATCCTCCCCATGAGTGGCGGCGGACGATTGAGCACTAGGCGGGGATGGAGTTGGCAAAGGAGTCGATCGCGACCTTGGCCCATTTCCCTTTCGGACTGCTCCTCATTCTCGGGCTGCCGTGCCTGGCGGTTGCGATACTCCTTGCTATCGAATTTGCAGATGTGCGGGCGCCATCCCACGAGGCTGAACCGGGCGACGCGACCGGGCTGAAGGGCGAAGGCAGCGACGGCTCCGGTCAATGAAATCCATGCGCCCCGGCATTGTCTGCATGTGAGCGCCTTTCTACGCGGCCGGGTATGCCGCCGGCCCGAGCTTTCATAGCTTGCGTAGTCACGGAACTGTCAGGCGAACGCGCTAGGGATTTAACATCCCGCTGGGATATAATGTCATGGCGGAGGGCATGGCGGCAGGAGATGGCGATGCCCGAAAATTTCACTGAAACCGTTTTGCTGGTCTGTAGCGACGAGGTGCGCGCCAGCGACATCCTTGCCAAGCTCTTCGACAAGGGAATAGACGCGATTGGGCCAGTGAAGGACTCTGCAACCGCCATCGCCCTTGCCGGCCAGAAGGCGCCGACACTCGCGATCATCGCCCGACCGCCAGCCGGGCGGCGGAACGCCTGGCAATTGGCGCGAGCCCTGGTGAGCAACTGGGGGATCGCCCCGCTGCTTCTGGATACGGCGCGCAAGGACGGATGGGACGGGACGGATCCATCTTGGTGGCGTCCGGGTTCTGGGCAGCTGGCCCGATTGAAGGCCGCGCTCGGGTGATGTGGCGTCTCGGATATGGAAATTGAGATGAGAAACCGCCTGCTATTCGCCGCAATCGGGGGCCTTGTGTTCCTGGCCGGGGCATTCAGCAGCGCCGCCAGCACAGTCTCAGGTCGTGCCAGCGGCCCTCTACGTGAGGATCTGTCCGTGACCGCGGCTCCGCTTGCTTCAGCGGATTTCAAATTCTCCGGCCTCCAGGTCGGAACGGTCGTGGTGGACGGCCGCGGCCGAACGATCGGCGTCATCCGAAAGCTGGATCTCTTGCTGGACGGTCACCCAGCCGTGCTGCTGTTGCACAATGGCTCGAAGCTTGACGTTCCAAGATCGCAATTGGCGCTCAGAAACGATCGTGATGACGCTTTGCTTTTGATGGACCGCTCGAAGCTGCGCACCATGGCGATCCTGAACAGCGGATGATCGGGCGTACCCAGCTCTCTGTGGTTCCGGACGACCTCGGATCACCACGGGCAGGAGCTGGCTTGGGTCGCCGAGGCGCTCACGACCGGCAACCAATTTCAGCCAACTCGCTCCAGCTCTTCAGAACAGCGCGCGCACAGGTGGGCGTAAAGAAACGACACCGCGCCTCAAACCGCTGCGACCATGCAGGGCAGCCCCGCGAGGGTGAAATCCAGCAGCCTCGGCAGGTTCCCGGGGTAACAGGAAACGGGGGCGGGGGCGAAGTCGGGATCGCATGCAGCACCAAAGTGTGAAACCTGCCAGGTGGCCGCTGATCGCGCCGAATTTCAGCGCGCCATTCGACGCCGGTAGGGGGTTGGTGGCGGAGTCGTCCCTTCCCAACGGCCCCCTTGAGCCCCGACCCACCTCCACGGGCCCCCTGCCCCGCTCGCTTTCACCAACCCGCGGCTTTTCGCCCATTGTTTAGGAAGATTCTCGCCGGTGGCGTCCCAGGCAACCGCCAATTAATCACAATATGATACAGAAGCCTCGGGATTTTCGACTTGGATCGGTGATGAGATTCCTTTGGGCTTTGCCTGTCGCGGCCGCGATACTTGTGGCAGGGGCGCCGGCGCTGTGTCAGCCAAGTGCACGGTCGCCAATTGCGATTTCGGATCAAACTGCGGTTCCGTTCGTGGCGGAGCCAACGAAAGCCCCCGACGAGATGCCGGCCCAAATCCTTGGGATGCGGCTCCAGTCGAACGCACACGGTGGTGTAACAATAGACTTCGTCCATGACGGTTCAGACGCCAGCAAAAAGGGCCTGCGCGCTGGTGACGTCATTGTCGCCGTAGCCGGCCGCCAGACACCGACACCCGAGGACGTGTCGGCGGTGATCACGCAGGCTGGGCGCACACACCGCAAAGCCGTCTTGCTGCTCGTCACACACGCCGGTGACTGGTCTCTTGTCTCGCTCAGTCTAGCAAACGCAAAGGGCTGAGCCGTTCCCTGGGGTTGGGCCCGGGCCGGCCTTTCAGGGCGTTCGCGCGCAAGGACTTAAGATATATCGTAGAGAGGTCTAGCTACGCTCCGCCGGAGATCAAAGCCCGTAGTCGGGCAGGGCGAAAGCGTCACGCATCTGGGCGCCAACAAACAGGTCGGGCAGGCCCGGGACCGCCATCAACTTGACGGCCTGGTTTCGCAGCCAGACGCCCATCGCCGTTCGCGGCGTAAAGGATCTGGCGAAGTTGCGCGCGGACGCCTGCTTTCCGGCAATGAAGGGGCGCAGGCGGCTTTCATAGCGTTCCAGGGCTCTGGAATAGTCTGCATCCGCCGCCAGCTCGCCGGCCAGTACATAGGCTTCGGTCATGGCGAGCCCTGTCCCCTCCCCAGCCAACAGAGAAACGCAGGCCGCGGCGTCGCCCAGAAGGGTGACGCGCCCCTTGGACCAGGACTTCAAACTGATCTGGCTCACACGATCGAAATAGATGTCATTGGCATTGGCCAAAGCTTGCGCGATCCTGGGCCACTCCCATTCCATCGACGCGAAGGTATGCTGCAGCGTCTGTCGTCGCTCCTCGAGGCCCTTGGGCTCGGCTCCGCCCAGCTGATCCGCCGCAAACACGAAGAGGAACATGGTCCGGTTTTCCCGCATGGCGAAGCGGGAGATCTGGCGGCCTGGATCGCCGTAACTGACATAGGTGAGCTCATCGCGCGGGGCGTAGCCCTCAGCCTCGAAGGCGGCGACATAATAGCCGAGCGGTCGCTCGAATTCGGCCTCGGGCCCGAAGGCCAGCGCGCGGACATTCGAATGCAGTCCGTCTGCACCGACGACCAGGTCGTACTCCCGCGCCAACTTGCCATTCAGCACGATCCAGACACCTCCCGGGTGCTCGTCAATGGAGGTTATCGAGGTCCCGAAAATGGTCTCTACCCGGCCCTCGATCGTCCGATAAATGGTTTCGGCCAGGTCGCCGCGTGGCAGGCTCGTAAAGCGTTCGCCCAGCTCCCTGCGAATAGTGGCCGCAGAGATCCCGCCCGCATTGCGGCCGTGGGCGTCGACATATCGGACCTCTTCGAGATCGTAGCCGGCGGCGCATACCTGGGGCATGATTCCCATGCGCTCGGCGACCGTGTAGCCGACGCCCCAGAAGTCGATCATGTAGCCGCCGGTTCGCAGTCGTGACGACGCCTCGATCAGCGTTGGGGTGTGGCCGGCCTGAAGTAGCCAATAGGCCAGGGTGGGACCCGCCACGCCCGCGCCGCTGATCGCGATTTTCATCCTGCGCCTTTGTGTTTTCCGGCCTGGCGGCTCGGCGGTATAATCGTTCGGGTATCGCTGATGGGAGCCGAAGACATGATTTCGTTCGGGCTGCTGCTGGCGTCAGGGGCGGTCGCGTTCGCGCTGGCGTTCGGCGTCGCTCGCTCGCGCGGGTTGCGCAAAGGCGGCGAAGGCTGTGGGCGGCGACCGTCCTGGCGATGAGCGGCCGGTTCGATCCAGGCCGGCGCGCGCTCCTCCTCGAACATGTAGTCGCGAACGATCGGCAGGGCGTCCATTCGCCGGGTCAGCTGTAGCTGGAACACCATCGTCGTTCCGGTTCGGAAGCTCAGTTCGCCGACGGCCAGATAAAATTCGAACATCCGGCAGAAGCGTTCATCGTAGAGGGCGGCGATCGCGGCCCGGTCGGCCTGGAACCGCGCGCGCCAGCACCGAAGCGTTTCGGCGTAGTGCAGCCGCAGGATCTCGATATCGGTGATCCACAGTCCGGCCTTCTCGACGGCGGCGGTGACCTGCGACAGCGAGGGAATGTAGCCGCCCGGGAAGATGTATTTGCGGATGAACGGATCCGTGGTTCCCGGCGGCTCCATGCGGCCGATCGCATGGACGACGGCCACCCCGTCATCGGTCAGCAGTCGTTCGATCTGCTGGAAAAAGCCGACATAATTCGGTGAACCCACATGCTCGAACATGCCGACCGAGATGATGCGGTCGAAAGCCCCTCGGACATCCCGGTAATCGCTCAGCGCAAAGCGAGCGCGATCCGACAGATCTTCCGCCGCCGCGCGCCGATTGGCCAGCGCCAGTTGCTCCTCGGAGAGGGTGATGCCAGTGACCTTTGCGCCGTAGTCCCGGGCCAGGCTGAGCCCCAAGCCGCCCCAGCCGCTGCCGATGTCCAGGACGCGATGGCCTGGCCGCAGACGGAGCTTGGCCGCCAGATGGGCCTTCTTGGCGGCCTGGGCCTCTTCCAGGCTCATGCCGGGCTTCGCAAAATAGGCGCAGGAGTACTGCATGTCCGCGTCGAGGAAGCGCCGATAGAGGTCGGCGGCGAGGTCGTAGTGGTGCGCGACGTTCCGCCGAGCTGCGCGGCGATCGTTGACTTGACGAAGCCGACGCACGAGGGCGTTTTTCACCCCGGCCAGAAACGGATGGCGAATCCTCGGTCGCTCCGGAAGATTGCGGCCGACCAAGGATAACAGGTCCCAAAGGTCGCCCTTCTCGAAGACGAGATCGCCCTCCATATAGGCCTCGCCAAGCCCGAGGCTGGGCTCCAATGCGATGCGCAGCGCCGCCTTGCGGCTCAGCCGCACGACGACGGGTGCGCCCGACCCATCGCCATAGGTTTCGGTCAGGCCGTCGTCATAGACGACGGACAAGCGGCCGGACCTGAGCGTCTTTGCAAATAGGACATGCAAGATCATCCAGATTCTCTCAATTGTCCGCCCGCCCGCCCGCCCGTCTCGTCGAAACGATGTTTCACACTTCGCTGTTCCGCGTATCTAAACATCATAGAGTGATATAAGAAAGCTTGGGATTTGGCTGCTGTCGATGCGAGACAGGCCCGACATCAAGCGGCGACTGGCTGCCCCCGTCGCGAGATGCTGGTCACCGTGAAGCGTAGGTCGCCCGGGGCAGGCGGCGAACATCAAAGCCGAGACGCTCCGCCGTGCTCGTCAGGCCGCTCTGGCATTGCTGGGTCAAGCTTTCGACATGGTCACGGTCGGCGTTGGCCTCGAGCTGGGATCTGGCCGAGCCGGATCCGTGTAAGAGGTCGGCCGCCAGTTTCAGGTGTCGCGCCTTAGCGTCATATGCCGCCCAGCAAGGACCGACCGCGCCGTCCAGCGATGGCAGGAACCTTTTTCCAATCGCCTCGTCAAAGCGAAAGACGCCCAGCGCATGCGCGCTTGTTTGGCAGACGCTCCGAGCAGATGTGAGGGCGTCCAGGTGAGACGGCCTCGGCTCCTGGCCTATGCTGTCGGCTCCCCGCGCAGCGGCGTCACACTGGGCCATCGCCACAAACGCGGCGCGCACCTGTTGGGCGAACGCCGCCGATTGCTGGGGCGTGGGCGGCGGCGCCTTGGGCGAGCATCCCGCGCAGAATGCGATCCACCCAAGGGTCAGGGCGGCCCGCGCTACGGCGACCAAGGTCAGGGCGCCCAGGACCCGGGTCGAGGTTCGCCACCACCCCGGCCGGGTGCGAGCCCTTCGGTCAGGCGCCCGCAAGGCTCACTTCCAGGAGGTTCGGCACGGATGATGGATCGGTGACCTCTACAGTCCCCTTCCTCAATCGCCATAGAACCCGAACCCTCGGAAGCGCCAAGCCGTCGCCTGCCCGCACGTCGTCCCGCGAAGTGCGGCTCGCCGCGCCGTACTGCTTTTGAAATTGAGCGACCACGTCGTCGAAAGCATCGACCGAGGTGCGAAATTCAATCTTCACCAGCCGGTTTTGCGAGAAGAAATAGTGCGGCGCGCGCGCCAGGAAGCGCTTCGTCAGCGGAAAGGATTGGACCAGGGTTTCGGGCCCATAGCGAGTTGCATAGGAACATTCGACTTGCCGGCTTGGTCCCGCGGCGGCGGCGCGGCTGGAGGCGAGGTCGGGCGTACAGACCCGAAGCAGGTTTGCCGGCGCCACACCTGGAAACGGCAGCGCCTTCCATTGGTCAAGCGTCATGCCCAGCCTCGCGCCGTCGAACTGAAGCATTGGCGCCGGCGGCGATGGCGACGCGGCCAGAGCGTTCGCTTCGAAAAGCGCCGCGACGCCAGCCAAGCCAATCCTCATTGACAGCCCGAGCACACCATCCAATCTCACTTCACCCTCCAGTCGCAGCATTACCGTCGCTCAACCCCAAATGGGATCGGAGCCGCGACGCACATAACATCCTATTGTGATATTATTTGGGCGACAGCGCCGGCGCGAAGGGCCGCGAAAAGAGGGGGAACGCCCCGCTTCGCGGGGGTGATGCGAATTCAGGGGGCGTTCCCGCTCCAGGTCAGTCTGCACATCTTCTAACCGCGAGCACATTATCACGCCCAGATATAACTGGCAAGCGACTAGCCTTGCCGCCGAGTTCGAGAGCTCGCTCCGAATTGGGTGATCTGTAGGGACAACCCAGCCCACCAGACTAACCAATGGTATCCCATTATGATATAGACTGCGGCCAGCGGCTTTGCCGTTGGCTGAAAGCGTGATCTTTCGGAGCTTGGTGTGCCTGACGACCGCGCAAAGCCAATGGTCGAGCCCATCGCGGGTATCTTGAACCGGGTCGCACGCACCGCGCCGCTCCCCCTCTGGCGCGGACAGGTCGTCGCGCTCGCGTCCGTGGCCGCAGCAACTGGGTTGCGCTGGGCGCTCGAGCCGGTGATTGGCGCCGACGTCTCTTTCGCGACGCTATTTCCGGCGGTGCTGGTCGCGACTCTATCGGCTGGCGTTCCCTCGGCTCTGACGACCATCGTCGCCGGCGCCGCCGCTACGCTTTGGTTTTCTATGGCTCAGTCGCACCAGCACCCGGCGGATGCGATCCCGAGACTGATCGTTTGGGTGATCACCGGATCCATGATGGCGGTCATCTCGTTCGCCTTGAGGCGGACCCTGGTCGACCTGAAGGACCGCACGATGCAATTGAGGATCGCGCAGGACGAGCTTCGGGTGCTGGTCCGGGAATTGGAGCATCGGGGCAAGAACACGCTCGCCGTAATCCAGGCGATCTCCAACGCCACGGCGCGGGCATCCAGCAGCGTGAATGAGTATCGGTCCGCCCTGTCAGGCAAACTGCAGGCCCTCGGAAGAGCCTACTCCCTGCTGACGCGCGATCGATCCACGCCGGCCCCGCTTGCTGGGCTTATTCAGCAGATCCTGGCGCCTTTCGGCGACCAGGTCGTCGTCCAGACCGGACCGCCCTTGCTCGTCGATCCGCAAGTCAGCGTCGCCTTCGCCCTCGCCCTGCACGAACTCGCCACCAACGCCGCCAAGTACGGCGCCTTGTCGGGTCCTCAGGGACGGGTCGAATTGAGTTGGCGATCACACCAGGATCGGTATGTCCTGACTTGGCAGGAATGCGGCGGCCCTCGCCCCCCGGCCCAGACCACTGAAGGGTTCGGCTCGAAACTCATCCGCCAAGCCTTCGCGCGTGTTCCCGGTGCGGAACTCTCTATCGAAGCGGCGCCGGCCGGCCTGAGCTGTACGGTCAAACTATCTCCGCGCCAGGGCGGCCTGTGGTCGCCCCCGGAGGATTGATCGCTGCAGCGCGAACTGAACGGGATCATTTGAAGCTTGTCGTTTTCGGTCTTAGGCGTCTGCACGGCCCAGACCAAAGGAACGCCCGCCAACCGCCTAGGTCCGCAGCGATCAGCAGGCGCTCTGCGAGCGGCCATGACAGCGCCCGCAGTCAAATTGTATCATTCCATGATGATTGTGGCCAGCCCTGCCCTGGGCGATCCGCAACCTGCGGCTCCCCTGGGGCCTCGTAGGAAAGCTTGAACGCAAGGCCGCATTCGCGAAAGGCGCGCACCAACGCGATCGAGGTATGGTGTCGCGGCCGATGGCGACCTGTCTCGAAATTGATGATGGTACGCCACGAAATGCCAGACCTGTGAGCGAGATCCTGCTGCGACCATCCCAGACGTCGCCGAGCCTCGATGCAGCCTTGGGGAGTCAGCGCGGTTTGTGCCAGCGGTGTCGCGCTCCAGCTCGCATTTACGTCCTATGATGATATACACTAGATCGGGATGGCGAGGCCAGCCGCCATCAGGGCCCACGCCCGCACCACTGTCTGGCCCGATTTGGAGGCGTCGAAATGCTTGGCGATTGCGAAGTTGTGCGCCTGGAGGATCGACGCATGCACTCGCCGGCGGTCGCCTGCGAGCAGGTTCATGACTCGCTCTGGATCGCCGAGGGCGAGATCGTCGATTTCTATGGATTTGCATACCCGACCCGTTCGGTCGTCGTTCGACTGGACAATGGCGATCTGTGGGTCTGGTCGCCCGTTCGGCTGACTGAGGCCATCATTCGCGACCTGCAGGTCCTGGGCCCGGTCCGCCATTTGGTGAGCCCCAACAAGCTGCACCACCTCTACCTTCAGGATTGGAAGCAGGCTTTTCCGGAAGCCCAGCTGTGGGGACCTGCCTCGACCATCAAAAAGCGCCGCGATCTCAAATTCCACGCGGCGCTGCGAGGCCTCTCGCCTGCCGAATGGCAGGGGGAGATCGATCAGGCCTGGTTCACCGGGTCCTTGATCATGGACGAGGTTGTGTTCTTTCACCGCCCGTCCCGGACCGTCATTGTCGCCGACCTGATCGAGGCTCTTACCGAAGAGTTTCTTCGGGAGCATTGGCCCTGGTGGATGCGCTTGCTCGCCCGGGTCGACGGAATCGCCGCGCAGAACCCCGGCGCCCCACGAGAGTGGCGCGTGACGTTCCTCGACCGGCTCCCGGCGCGGGCGGCAAGGCAGAAGGTGCTCGGTTGGTCCGCCGATCGCGTGGTCATGGCGCACGGAGACTGGGTGCGAAAGGACGGCCATGCCTATCTCGAGCGCAGTCTGGCCTGGCTCGGTCCGCCCTTGCGCTGAAGCCTTGAGCCGCTTTGCTCGCCTGAGTTCACTGTTATCTTCGCCATCACTTCACTCCCGCTCTCGGCTTGTGGCCAGCGGGGGCATTTTCGGGATTTTGCGCTATCAAGCCTCTCGCCAACGCGACTCCGATCGCCAATCGAACCGCCAGGAGACAGACGCTCAAGCGCCGGCTCCATGCCCGCCGCACCTGGCGCATGGCCCGCATCATCGGGGTGGCCATTCTCGGCGGTCTCGCCGCCGCCCAATTCGCCAGGCTCTGCGACGGCGCCATGCACTGGCATTCGCGTCTCTATGCGGCGGCCCCCCTGGCGAGCCTCGTGTTGCTGCCAGTCGGGTTTCCCATCGCCGCCTGGCTGACGCGGCGGTTCGCACCCGAGGCGGCCGGCAGCGGCATCCCCCAGGTCATCGCGGCGGCGGAGGAACGCTGGCATGGCCGTTGGGGGGGCCAAAGGGTGACGTTGAAGACGGCGGTGTGGAAGGTCGCGCTCTCGGCGGCGCTTCTGGTTTGTGGCGCTTCGATCGGCCGCGAAGGCCCCACAGTGCAGGTGGTGGCAGGCGTCATGCGCACCTTGACGCGCGGCCTGAAAGGCGGGCCAGGCCGGCGCGCCATCATCATCGCCGGCGGTGCCGCAGGGGTCGCCGCCGCATTCAACACGCCGATCGCCGGCGTGGTGTTCGCGCTGGAGGAACTGGCGAAGAGCTTTGAGCGACGCACCCATACGACTGTGATCATGGTTGTCGTGATCGCCGGGCTCGCATCCTACGCGCTACAGGGGGACTACGCGTATTTTGGGGTGCTGAACGGCGCCTCAGACCTCAAGACAGCTTGGCTGGCCGCGCCGTTCATCGGCGTCGTGGGCGGCCTCGCCGGCGGCGTTTTCAGCCGCGCCCTCAGCCTGACGATCGGGCCAGACCAGAATCCGCTGACGCGTTGGCGCCGCGCCCATCCCATCATCTTTGCAACCCTTTGCGGCGGCATCGCCGCCGGCGCCGCCTTCGCCTCTGGCGGAATCACCTTCGGCGCGGGCTATGCCGAGGCGAAATCGCTGCTACAAGGCCATCCTGGCCGGGGCCTGGGTCTGGCCGGATGGAAGTTCGTGGCGACCCTGGCGGCCGCAGCGTCGGGGGCGCCCGGCGGCCTTTTCGCGCCATCACTGGCGATCGGCGCGGGACTTGGCGCAGCCTTCGCCCATACCGGCCTTGCCGCCATGGCCGGACGCGACGCGGTCGTGCTTGGCATGTGCAGCTATCTTTCCGGCGTGGTTCAAGCGCCACTGACCAGCGCCGTCATCCTGATGGAAATGACCCGCAACCCGGGCCTCGTCGGGCCATTGATGCTGGCCGCCCTCCTCGCCCGCGCGTCGTCGGCCTGGGTGATGCCCGAGCCGATTTATCACGCGCTGTCGAGAAGTTGGCGCCTTGCGCCGGGCTGAAGCCGAGCTGAACAAACCGCCACTCGGAACCTGCCGCGGCGGATTTGAGGCCGACGGGTGGAGCGACGCCGCATTTCGCCCAATAATTATCACAATGGGATACTATTGGCCTGCTTGGATGTTGCTGTTGACCGGCGTCGATAGCGCCGAAGCGCCACCGGCAAGATCAGGTCTGCCCCCGCTGCGGCCGTGCGGTCGCCGGTTGGGTGCGATTGGAAGCTAGCGAGGCTCACAGACTATGAAGAACAAGGACTACGTCGCCGGAGCGGCCGTTGGGGCCCTTTGCACCGTTCTCGCGGGCGTCGGCGGTTATTGGACCTGCGCCAACGCCCAACCTGGCGCTGTGAACCGTCCGGCGAGCGCGATCGCCGCGCCGGGAGCCCCCTCGTCCTTCGCCGACATCGTCCAGAAGGTCTCGCCGGCTGTTGTTTCCATCGATGTGGAAGGCAAGGGCGCCGCAGGCTTCACCACCTCGTCAGGCCAGATTCCGCCGGAGTTTTTCAAGCAGTTCGGCGACCCAGGCGGCGATAATCCCTTTGGCTTCGATTTCCGGCAGTTTTTCCAGCAAGGACCGAACCCCGGCCCGGCGCCGAAGATGCGTGCGACCGGATCCGGCTTCTTTATTTCGCGCGACGGCTACATTCTCACCAACAACCACGTGGTCGATGGCGCGGACAAGATCACGGTGCGCACCAAGGATGACCGTGAGCTGAAGGCGCGCCTGATCGGCCGTGACCCGGCCACGGATCTTGCGGTCATCAAGGTCGAGGGGGCCGACTTTCCTTTCGTCAGCTTCGAGGACCGGGCCAAGCCGCGGGTCGGCGACTGGGTGGTGGCGGTCGGCAATCCCTTCGGCCTCGGCGGCACCGCCACGGCCGGCATCGTCTCGGCCCTCGGCCGCAAGAACGTCAGCAATTCCAACTATGTCGATTACATGCAGATCGACGCGCCGATCAACCGCGGCAATTCCGGCGGGCCGACCTTCGATGTCTATGGCCGCGTCGTCGGGGTCAACACAGCCATCTTCTCGCCATCGGGCGGCTCGGTCGGCATCGGCTTCGACATTCCGGCCGACGTCGCCGCCTCGATCTCCCGGCAGCTAATCAGCGGCGGCAAGGTGGTGCGCGGCTATATCGGCGCCACCATCCAGGACGTAACCCCGGAGATCGCCGACAGCCTGGGCTTGCCCACCTCCAAGGGGGCGCTGGTCGCCGATATCACGCCCGATGGACCGTCCGAGCGCGCGGGACTGAAACCCGGCGATCTGGTGCAAAGGCTCGACGGCCGCGAGCTGGCGTCGGCGGACGATCTCACCCGACAGGTCGCCCTCGTGCATGGCGGTGACACCATCCGCCTCGAGATCCTGCGCGATGGCCAGCGGATGGAGATTGATGTGCGCTCCGGCGTGCGGCCGAGCGAAGCCCAGTTGGCCAGCAATGACACCCGTGGCGGCGACGACGGTTCTTCGAGCGGCTCGGACGCGCCACGCGTGCTTGGCATGCGGGTCGAACACAATCCGGATGGCGGACTGATGATTGACGGCGTGCGCTCAGATTCCGACGCCAGCGAAAAGGGGCTGCGGCGCGGCGACATCATCCTGAAGGCCAACGGCAAGCCGACCGCCAATCCGCAGGACCTTTCTGCGGCTGTGGCGGAGGCGAGGCGGTCGGGCCGCAAGGACATCCTCTTGATGGTGAGCCGCAGCGGCAGCAACAGCTTCATACCGGTTCGCGTCCCGGCGGCGAAGGGATAGTCCGTTCGCCCTTTCTGGGCTCGCGGGGGTTGGGGTCTGGAGGAGCATGATGACCCCTATGGACGGGACCCTGGCCACTTACGATGAGCCGGTCAGGCGCGATTTCATCCATATCCTGGCGGCAACCGCAGTCGCCGGCGCCGGAGCGGCTTGCCTTTGGCCGCTGATCGACCAGATGAACCCGGCCGCGGACACCCTCGCCCTGGCGTCGATTGAGGTCGACTACAGCAAGGTGGCGCTCGGCCAACAGATCGTCGTCAAGTG is a genomic window of Phenylobacterium montanum containing:
- a CDS encoding PDZ domain-containing protein, producing the protein MRLQSNAHGGVTIDFVHDGSDASKKGLRAGDVIVAVAGRQTPTPEDVSAVITQAGRTHRKAVLLLVTHAGDWSLVSLSLANAKG
- a CDS encoding FAD-binding domain yields the protein MKIAISGAGVAGPTLAYWLLQAGHTPTLIEASSRLRTGGYMIDFWGVGYTVAERMGIMPQVCAAGYDLEEVRYVDAHGRNAGGISAATIRRELGERFTSLPRGDLAETIYRTIEGRVETIFGTSITSIDEHPGGVWIVLNGKLAREYDLVVGADGLHSNVRALAFGPEAEFERPLGYYVAAFEAEGYAPRDELTYVSYGDPGRQISRFAMRENRTMFLFVFAADQLGGAEPKGLEERRQTLQHTFASMEWEWPRIAQALANANDIYFDRVSQISLKSWSKGRVTLLGDAAACVSLLAGEGTGLAMTEAYVLAGELAADADYSRALERYESRLRPFIAGKQASARNFARSFTPRTAMGVWLRNQAVKLMAVPGLPDLFVGAQMRDAFALPDYGL
- a CDS encoding SAM-dependent methyltransferase, whose amino-acid sequence is MILHVLFAKTLRSGRLSVVYDDGLTETYGDGSGAPVVVRLSRKAALRIALEPSLGLGEAYMEGDLVFEKGDLWDLLSLVGRNLPERPRIRHPFLAGVKNALVRRLRQVNDRRAARRNVAHHYDLAADLYRRFLDADMQYSCAYFAKPGMSLEEAQAAKKAHLAAKLRLRPGHRVLDIGSGWGGLGLSLARDYGAKVTGITLSEEQLALANRRAAAEDLSDRARFALSDYRDVRGAFDRIISVGMFEHVGSPNYVGFFQQIERLLTDDGVAVVHAIGRMEPPGTTDPFIRKYIFPGGYIPSLSQVTAAVEKAGLWITDIEILRLHYAETLRCWRARFQADRAAIAALYDERFCRMFEFYLAVGELSFRTGTTMVFQLQLTRRMDALPIVRDYMFEEERAPAWIEPAAHRQDGRRPQPSPPLRNPRERATPNASANATAPDASSSPNEIMSSAPISDTRTIIPPSRQAGKHKGAG
- a CDS encoding sensor histidine kinase, coding for MPDDRAKPMVEPIAGILNRVARTAPLPLWRGQVVALASVAAATGLRWALEPVIGADVSFATLFPAVLVATLSAGVPSALTTIVAGAAATLWFSMAQSHQHPADAIPRLIVWVITGSMMAVISFALRRTLVDLKDRTMQLRIAQDELRVLVRELEHRGKNTLAVIQAISNATARASSSVNEYRSALSGKLQALGRAYSLLTRDRSTPAPLAGLIQQILAPFGDQVVVQTGPPLLVDPQVSVAFALALHELATNAAKYGALSGPQGRVELSWRSHQDRYVLTWQECGGPRPPAQTTEGFGSKLIRQAFARVPGAELSIEAAPAGLSCTVKLSPRQGGLWSPPED
- a CDS encoding helix-turn-helix transcriptional regulator codes for the protein MAQTALTPQGCIEARRRLGWSQQDLAHRSGISWRTIINFETGRHRPRHHTSIALVRAFRECGLAFKLSYEAPGEPQVADRPGQGWPQSSWNDTI
- a CDS encoding DUF4336 domain-containing protein, with translation MHSPAVACEQVHDSLWIAEGEIVDFYGFAYPTRSVVVRLDNGDLWVWSPVRLTEAIIRDLQVLGPVRHLVSPNKLHHLYLQDWKQAFPEAQLWGPASTIKKRRDLKFHAALRGLSPAEWQGEIDQAWFTGSLIMDEVVFFHRPSRTVIVADLIEALTEEFLREHWPWWMRLLARVDGIAAQNPGAPREWRVTFLDRLPARAARQKVLGWSADRVVMAHGDWVRKDGHAYLERSLAWLGPPLR
- a CDS encoding chloride channel protein, with the translated sequence MARIIGVAILGGLAAAQFARLCDGAMHWHSRLYAAAPLASLVLLPVGFPIAAWLTRRFAPEAAGSGIPQVIAAAEERWHGRWGGQRVTLKTAVWKVALSAALLVCGASIGREGPTVQVVAGVMRTLTRGLKGGPGRRAIIIAGGAAGVAAAFNTPIAGVVFALEELAKSFERRTHTTVIMVVVIAGLASYALQGDYAYFGVLNGASDLKTAWLAAPFIGVVGGLAGGVFSRALSLTIGPDQNPLTRWRRAHPIIFATLCGGIAAGAAFASGGITFGAGYAEAKSLLQGHPGRGLGLAGWKFVATLAAAASGAPGGLFAPSLAIGAGLGAAFAHTGLAAMAGRDAVVLGMCSYLSGVVQAPLTSAVILMEMTRNPGLVGPLMLAALLARASSAWVMPEPIYHALSRSWRLAPG